In Akkermansia muciniphila, one DNA window encodes the following:
- a CDS encoding PepSY-like domain-containing protein, translating to MTKLHKNILFAAVALVMPSALADIPESSVPAAAVSSIKGAYPNAGFIEWDSEMHGLKKIYEAEFKINGFQFDVKIAPDGKIVRIKEEMAVSSLPEAVRSSVLKRYPGCRIKEAKKITEGELVRYKVEVEDSRDDYDVLIAPDGNILHIDR from the coding sequence ATGACGAAGTTACATAAGAATATATTGTTTGCGGCCGTGGCATTGGTCATGCCTTCCGCCCTGGCCGATATCCCGGAGTCTTCCGTTCCGGCTGCCGCCGTTTCCAGTATCAAGGGAGCTTATCCGAACGCCGGTTTCATTGAATGGGACTCTGAAATGCATGGCTTGAAAAAGATTTACGAAGCCGAATTCAAAATTAACGGATTCCAGTTTGACGTGAAGATTGCCCCTGATGGGAAAATTGTGCGGATTAAGGAAGAAATGGCTGTTTCCTCTCTTCCGGAAGCCGTTCGTTCGTCCGTTTTGAAGCGTTATCCGGGGTGCCGGATTAAGGAAGCGAAAAAAATTACTGAAGGAGAACTTGTCCGTTACAAGGTGGAAGTGGAGGACAGCCGTGATGATTATGATGTGCTGATTGCCCCTGACGGAAATATCCTCCATATAGACCGTTAG
- a CDS encoding inorganic phosphate transporter, with protein sequence MDPIYYLIIGLILALSCFDLVVGVSNDAANFLNSAVGSKAAPRRTIVLVAAVGIIIGSLFSSGMMEIARSGVFMPARFSFHDIMLIFLAVMLTDVILLDVFNTFGLPTSTTVSIVFELLGGAVATALFKIWSGEPGVAQELSGYINSSKALAIISGIFSSVFIAFICGITVMWISRLIFSFNYQKSFNYLGAVWCGAALTAITYFAIFKGLKGSTLVTKEMLRHLDAHIWLYVGCSLAFWTVLMAVLQYLCKINILKVSVLAGTMALALSFAGNDLVNFIGVFMAGQSSMEIAAAAAAQGADLSTLSMDGLMAPVTADWRYLLGAGVIMVLALMFSKKAQTVTDTEVNLARQGGGVERFGSVPPARMAVRYALNASRAVEKIMPACVGKFIEKRFRPVPEGPDNGASFDLIRASVNLTVAALLISLATSLRLPLSTTYVTFMVAMGSSLADKAWGRDSAVYRITGVITVISGWFFTAFAAFSMCFIVAACILYGGLFGIIAICSLAAFLLLKSSRLHRQRTRAASQVQTADYRDPAAAARCNEEIIELMKRMAEIYEMNLEALNVEDRKRLKKLRKEARGIRRSLSDKMAMEVMPVVRELPDKKADRGKRYVQMVEYAASVFESLSNITAASHAYIDNNHEGLDLERIELLRGMNSRVSSLYPRFREMMESNDYTGLDECLAGMDALDEEFADAVKQQIILRPEDASDMRRTLLYLNLLNETRTMIRKALLLAKIQRKFVLGR encoded by the coding sequence ATGGACCCAATCTATTACTTGATCATAGGATTGATACTGGCGTTATCCTGCTTCGACCTCGTTGTCGGAGTTTCCAATGACGCCGCCAACTTTCTGAACTCCGCCGTCGGTTCCAAGGCCGCTCCGCGCAGGACAATTGTGCTGGTGGCCGCTGTGGGCATCATCATCGGCTCGTTGTTCTCCAGCGGCATGATGGAAATAGCCAGAAGCGGCGTATTCATGCCGGCCCGGTTTTCTTTCCATGACATCATGCTGATCTTCCTGGCGGTCATGTTGACGGATGTCATCCTGCTGGACGTTTTCAACACGTTCGGCCTTCCCACTTCCACTACGGTTTCCATTGTTTTTGAACTTCTGGGCGGCGCCGTGGCTACGGCCCTCTTTAAAATCTGGTCCGGGGAACCGGGCGTTGCGCAGGAATTGTCCGGCTACATTAATTCCTCCAAAGCTCTGGCAATCATCTCAGGCATTTTTTCCTCCGTTTTTATTGCTTTCATCTGCGGGATAACGGTTATGTGGATTTCCCGCCTCATTTTCTCCTTCAACTATCAAAAGTCCTTCAACTATCTGGGAGCCGTCTGGTGCGGCGCGGCCCTGACGGCTATCACTTACTTTGCCATTTTCAAGGGGCTGAAGGGAAGCACGCTGGTCACCAAGGAGATGCTTCGCCACCTGGACGCCCATATCTGGCTGTACGTTGGCTGCAGCCTGGCATTCTGGACCGTCCTGATGGCCGTGCTCCAGTATCTTTGCAAAATTAACATCCTGAAAGTATCCGTTCTCGCGGGCACCATGGCGCTGGCCCTTTCCTTTGCCGGGAATGACCTGGTCAACTTCATCGGCGTTTTCATGGCGGGGCAGTCTTCCATGGAAATTGCGGCTGCCGCCGCAGCGCAGGGGGCGGACCTTTCCACTCTGTCCATGGACGGCCTGATGGCCCCCGTCACGGCGGATTGGCGTTACCTGCTGGGTGCGGGCGTCATCATGGTTCTGGCCCTCATGTTCTCCAAAAAGGCGCAAACCGTTACGGATACGGAAGTCAATCTGGCGAGGCAGGGCGGGGGAGTAGAGCGGTTCGGCTCCGTCCCTCCGGCCCGCATGGCGGTACGCTATGCCCTGAATGCTTCCCGCGCCGTGGAAAAAATCATGCCCGCCTGCGTTGGGAAATTTATTGAAAAACGCTTCCGGCCTGTGCCGGAAGGGCCGGATAACGGCGCTTCTTTCGACCTCATTCGCGCTTCCGTGAATTTGACGGTGGCTGCCCTGCTGATTTCTCTGGCCACGTCCCTTCGGCTTCCTCTTTCCACCACGTATGTGACGTTCATGGTGGCGATGGGTTCCTCCCTGGCGGACAAGGCCTGGGGGCGGGACAGCGCCGTGTACCGCATCACCGGGGTGATTACGGTGATTTCAGGGTGGTTCTTCACGGCCTTTGCCGCGTTTTCCATGTGCTTCATTGTAGCGGCCTGCATCCTGTATGGCGGCCTCTTCGGCATCATCGCCATATGTTCTCTGGCGGCTTTCCTGCTTCTGAAAAGTTCCAGGCTCCATCGCCAAAGAACCCGGGCTGCGTCCCAGGTGCAGACCGCCGATTACCGGGATCCGGCCGCCGCCGCGCGCTGCAATGAGGAAATTATCGAGCTGATGAAGCGCATGGCGGAAATCTATGAAATGAATCTGGAGGCCCTGAACGTGGAGGACCGGAAGCGTCTGAAAAAACTCCGGAAAGAAGCGCGCGGCATCCGCCGTTCCCTGAGCGATAAAATGGCGATGGAAGTCATGCCCGTCGTCCGTGAACTCCCGGACAAGAAGGCCGACCGCGGCAAGCGCTATGTGCAGATGGTGGAATACGCTGCCTCCGTTTTTGAATCCCTCTCCAATATTACTGCGGCCAGCCATGCCTATATCGACAACAACCATGAAGGTCTGGATTTGGAAAGGATAGAGCTTCTGCGGGGAATGAACAGCCGTGTTTCCTCCCTCTACCCCCGTTTCCGGGAAATGATGGAAAGCAATGACTATACCGGGCTGGACGAATGCCTGGCAGGCATGGACGCTCTGGATGAAGAATTTGCGGATGCCGTCAAACAGCAGATCATTCTGCGTCCGGAAGATGCTTCCGATATGCGACGGACGCTTCTCTATCTCAACCTTCTTAATGAAACCCGGACGATGATCCGCAAAGCGCTTCTTCTTGCTAAAATCCAGAGGAAATTTGTTCTTGGACGGTAG
- a CDS encoding polysaccharide biosynthesis tyrosine autokinase has translation MSAQDQQNSDRIVRNIDYLQVLKNRWKEVFLVFLLVLVISVVVTFLMPPSYRATSQFQIKLPKPVMDIGRGGDVVATSNVTANYIPMQYSVLTSAEVLKVVSRKLNLAAEWGMTDEMAATNLFGMIKVAPVRATDLVDVIVSGPDPKLVQNIAKAVPEAYKQDREMRENRLVETAIKSLKDVLREQEDAVNEKMMALKKLIAESSYLPTSWRNGEHRSTLTAGMEEEEFRNAKAQAMDFERREKELASYVQELQRLPDDKLLDYVISSDLLNAETVGADALRKTYAEFSDKLKEKENLKSQNIGPKHPKMLALLETERILGDKLNKELIGLRSSLKSKLEMVAASRKHWEATVAQKEEDLQKHVLQVPMYEQASRDYDAALDQLKELDSRYKDEIARLRVPREAIEMYQLPTYPVAPYKPNVTINLAVGAGAGLLLGIGLALLLEFMDTSVKTMEDVERALQVPVLGIIPKNVPILHSSGVMGPDAEAYRILRTNIEFNKKGLEEISLTFVSGSAGEGKTTTLCNLAYICAQGGYATLMIDADLRRSKLHRYYELDNELGLTSYLLEDYPLEEVIFQTPIENLYVMPAGPTPFDPSGALNSRKFNELLQEVKQRFDIVLVDSPPILGVSDSAVIVSEVDMTLMVVQPRKLPLKALLRQKQVIESVGGNLAGVVMNNVDITSDHQYQYYTTYYSYYSTDGSSSGENAEASSMKKAERSGKAKELVATQSHDSEDLY, from the coding sequence ATGAGTGCCCAGGATCAGCAGAACAGTGATCGCATCGTACGCAATATTGACTATTTGCAGGTTTTAAAAAATCGCTGGAAGGAAGTCTTTCTTGTCTTCCTTCTGGTGCTGGTCATTTCCGTGGTAGTGACTTTCCTGATGCCGCCCTCCTACCGGGCGACCAGCCAGTTCCAGATTAAACTGCCCAAGCCTGTGATGGATATCGGCAGAGGGGGGGACGTAGTTGCCACTTCCAATGTGACGGCCAACTACATTCCCATGCAGTATTCCGTGCTGACTTCCGCCGAAGTGCTTAAGGTGGTATCCAGGAAACTGAACCTTGCCGCGGAATGGGGGATGACGGATGAAATGGCGGCGACCAATCTGTTCGGCATGATCAAGGTGGCCCCCGTGCGCGCCACGGACCTTGTGGACGTTATTGTGTCCGGTCCGGACCCCAAACTGGTGCAGAATATCGCCAAAGCGGTGCCTGAGGCGTACAAGCAGGACCGTGAAATGCGCGAGAACCGTCTGGTGGAAACTGCCATCAAAAGTCTGAAGGATGTCCTCCGGGAACAGGAGGATGCCGTCAATGAAAAGATGATGGCTCTCAAAAAGCTGATTGCGGAGAGTTCCTACCTGCCTACGTCCTGGAGAAACGGCGAACACCGCAGCACCCTGACGGCCGGCATGGAAGAGGAGGAATTCCGGAACGCCAAAGCGCAGGCCATGGATTTTGAAAGGAGGGAAAAGGAACTGGCTTCCTATGTGCAGGAATTGCAGCGTCTGCCCGACGACAAGTTGCTGGATTACGTAATCAGTTCCGATTTGCTGAATGCGGAGACTGTGGGGGCGGATGCTCTCCGTAAGACCTATGCCGAATTTTCCGACAAGCTCAAGGAAAAGGAAAATCTGAAGTCCCAGAATATCGGCCCCAAGCATCCCAAAATGCTGGCATTGCTGGAAACGGAAAGAATTCTGGGGGATAAGCTGAACAAGGAATTGATAGGCCTGCGTTCTTCCCTGAAGAGCAAGTTGGAAATGGTTGCCGCAAGCCGGAAGCACTGGGAGGCGACCGTTGCCCAAAAAGAGGAAGATCTCCAGAAGCACGTTCTGCAGGTGCCCATGTATGAACAGGCCAGCCGTGATTATGACGCTGCGCTGGATCAGCTTAAGGAACTGGATTCCCGGTACAAGGATGAGATTGCCCGTTTGCGCGTACCCCGTGAAGCGATTGAAATGTATCAGCTGCCGACCTATCCTGTTGCTCCTTACAAGCCGAATGTGACTATTAACCTGGCGGTGGGAGCGGGCGCCGGGCTGCTGCTGGGCATCGGGTTGGCCCTGCTTCTGGAATTCATGGATACTTCCGTGAAGACCATGGAAGACGTGGAACGGGCTCTTCAGGTTCCCGTACTGGGCATTATTCCCAAGAATGTGCCGATTTTGCATTCTTCCGGTGTCATGGGGCCGGACGCGGAAGCCTACCGCATTTTGCGGACGAACATCGAATTCAACAAGAAAGGGCTGGAGGAAATTTCGCTGACCTTTGTTTCCGGCAGCGCCGGGGAAGGGAAGACCACCACTCTGTGCAACCTGGCCTATATCTGCGCCCAGGGGGGATATGCCACCCTGATGATCGACGCCGACCTGCGCCGTTCCAAGCTTCACCGGTATTATGAGCTGGACAATGAGCTGGGGTTGACTTCCTATCTGCTGGAAGATTATCCGCTGGAGGAAGTAATTTTCCAGACGCCCATTGAAAACCTGTATGTCATGCCTGCGGGGCCCACTCCCTTTGATCCTTCGGGCGCCTTGAATTCCCGCAAGTTTAACGAATTGCTGCAGGAAGTGAAGCAACGTTTTGACATTGTGCTGGTGGATTCCCCTCCCATCCTGGGGGTTAGCGACTCCGCCGTCATTGTGAGCGAGGTGGACATGACTCTCATGGTTGTCCAGCCCCGCAAACTGCCGCTGAAAGCCCTGTTGAGGCAGAAGCAGGTAATTGAGTCCGTGGGCGGCAATCTGGCCGGCGTGGTGATGAATAATGTGGACATCACGTCTGATCACCAGTATCAGTATTACACAACTTACTATTCCTACTATTCTACGGATGGCTCTTCCTCCGGCGAGAACGCGGAAGCCTCTTCCATGAAGAAGGCGGAACGTTCCGGAAAGGCCAAGGAACTGGTGGCCACCCAGTCCCATGATAGTGAAGATTTGTATTAA
- a CDS encoding polysaccharide biosynthesis/export family protein: protein MRKYICSILCLMLGSAGLVCAQSPDAVPPQGTIEIQVRGIPADDATAISGQYLLDGNGTIRMPQLPPGQDVLRVVGKTARQIEDMLMAAYKKAELYTAPTFLVKVQSSDARLTEHIVLVSGGVAMKKNVLWRRGMTLLEAIVGAGDITDWGSRYVQVTRGGKTVTYDYFSIKDRAIPIQPNDRIFVPQRGIFEGRPAKLLP, encoded by the coding sequence ATGAGAAAATATATTTGTTCCATCCTTTGCCTTATGCTGGGTTCGGCGGGGCTGGTCTGCGCCCAGTCTCCGGATGCCGTGCCGCCCCAGGGCACCATTGAAATCCAGGTGCGCGGCATTCCCGCTGACGACGCTACCGCCATTTCCGGGCAGTATCTGTTGGACGGGAACGGGACGATACGCATGCCCCAGCTTCCTCCGGGGCAGGATGTGCTGCGCGTGGTAGGCAAAACGGCGCGCCAGATTGAAGATATGCTGATGGCCGCCTATAAGAAGGCGGAGTTGTACACGGCTCCTACGTTTCTGGTGAAGGTGCAGAGTTCTGATGCGCGGCTGACGGAACACATCGTTCTGGTCAGCGGCGGCGTGGCTATGAAAAAGAACGTTTTATGGCGGCGCGGCATGACGCTTCTGGAAGCGATTGTGGGCGCCGGCGATATCACGGACTGGGGTTCCCGGTACGTGCAGGTGACGCGCGGCGGAAAAACCGTGACGTATGATTACTTTTCCATCAAGGACAGGGCGATTCCCATCCAGCCCAATGACCGTATTTTCGTTCCCCAGCGCGGGATTTTTGAAGGGCGCCCGGCCAAACTTCTTCCCTGA
- the ruvA gene encoding Holliday junction branch migration protein RuvA, whose translation MIAFLRGTVAESYPQRLILDVHGVGYEVIVPLSTFDRLNPLPGRELTLKTYLHVRENMQVLYGFATDAERDIFLLLIERVSGIGPATAIAILGSLSVEQFKQAVVGGDVSGIARAKGVGKKTAERIVLELKDKVGLAATWEAQAQGATSQAAGDAELALIALGFKQTESRKAIAAHLKEHPDADVDALIRAALRSMN comes from the coding sequence ATGATAGCTTTTCTGCGCGGCACGGTGGCGGAATCGTATCCCCAGCGGTTGATCCTGGATGTTCATGGGGTGGGGTATGAAGTGATTGTTCCCCTGTCCACGTTTGACAGGCTGAATCCCCTTCCCGGCAGGGAGCTGACGCTGAAGACCTACCTGCATGTCCGGGAGAACATGCAGGTGCTGTATGGTTTTGCCACGGATGCGGAGAGGGATATCTTCCTGCTGCTGATTGAGCGCGTTTCCGGAATAGGCCCGGCCACGGCGATTGCCATTTTGGGGTCCCTGTCCGTGGAGCAGTTCAAGCAGGCGGTTGTGGGCGGAGACGTTTCCGGCATTGCGCGGGCCAAGGGAGTGGGCAAGAAGACGGCGGAGCGCATCGTTCTGGAGCTGAAAGACAAGGTGGGCCTGGCCGCCACGTGGGAGGCCCAGGCCCAGGGCGCTACTTCCCAGGCCGCCGGGGACGCGGAATTGGCGTTGATTGCGCTCGGGTTCAAGCAGACGGAATCCCGCAAGGCGATTGCCGCCCACCTGAAGGAGCATCCGGATGCGGATGTGGACGCGCTGATACGCGCCGCCCTGCGCTCCATGAATTGA
- the gap gene encoding type I glyceraldehyde-3-phosphate dehydrogenase: MAKYAINGFGRIGRNVLRAMSKEERNKVVAINDLTPIETIAHLLKYDSTQGKFDGEISIEGDYLVVDGHKILITVERDPANLPWKDLGVDVVLESTGLFTKRDAAKKHLDAGAKKVLISAPSPDPDLTFVLGINDSEYDPAKHDIVSNASCTTNCLAPMVKVLDDKFGVEKGMMSTIHSYTNDQRILDLPHKDPRRARAAAINIIPTTTGAAKAIGEVMPNLKGSLNGASFRVPTPTGSLTDFVAVLKKDVTVEEVNAAMKEAAEGPLKGILAYSEEALVLQDIVSDPHSCIFDSGFTYVVGGNLVKVCGWYDNEWGYSNRAAQAMKKLGDSLGCGCSCGK; encoded by the coding sequence ATGGCCAAATATGCTATTAACGGTTTTGGACGCATTGGTCGCAACGTACTGCGCGCCATGTCCAAGGAAGAACGCAACAAGGTTGTTGCCATCAATGACTTGACTCCTATCGAAACGATCGCCCACCTGCTTAAGTATGACTCCACGCAGGGCAAGTTTGACGGTGAAATTTCCATCGAGGGTGATTATCTGGTCGTTGACGGCCACAAGATCCTCATTACTGTGGAACGCGATCCCGCCAACCTTCCCTGGAAGGACCTGGGCGTAGACGTCGTTCTGGAATCCACCGGCCTGTTCACCAAGCGCGACGCCGCCAAGAAGCACCTTGACGCCGGCGCCAAGAAGGTTCTTATTTCCGCTCCCTCCCCGGATCCGGATCTGACTTTCGTTCTGGGCATCAACGACAGCGAATACGATCCCGCCAAGCACGACATCGTTTCCAACGCTTCCTGCACCACCAACTGCCTTGCTCCGATGGTGAAGGTGCTGGACGACAAGTTCGGCGTTGAAAAGGGCATGATGAGCACGATCCACTCCTACACGAACGACCAGCGCATTCTGGACCTTCCGCACAAGGATCCCCGCCGTGCCCGCGCCGCCGCGATCAACATCATCCCGACGACCACCGGCGCCGCCAAGGCCATCGGTGAAGTAATGCCGAACCTGAAGGGTTCCCTGAACGGCGCTTCCTTCCGCGTTCCGACTCCGACCGGTTCTCTGACTGACTTCGTGGCCGTGCTCAAGAAGGACGTGACCGTGGAAGAAGTGAACGCCGCCATGAAGGAAGCCGCTGAAGGCCCGCTGAAGGGTATTCTGGCTTACTCCGAGGAAGCCCTCGTTCTTCAGGACATCGTTTCCGATCCCCACTCCTGCATCTTTGACTCCGGCTTCACGTATGTGGTCGGCGGCAACCTGGTGAAGGTCTGCGGCTGGTACGACAACGAATGGGGTTACTCCAACCGCGCCGCCCAGGCCATGAAGAAGCTGGGCGACAGCCTGGGCTGCGGCTGCTCCTGCGGCAAGTAA
- a CDS encoding phosphoglycerate kinase yields the protein MAKLTVRDLDAKGKEVLMRVDFNVPLKDGEITNDARIVAALPTIKFLLDQGARLVLTSHLGRPKNEPDPAFSLKPVAARLSELLGKDVKFVPAAIGPEAEAARAAMKDGDVVLLENVRFYPGEKKNDPEFAKSLLGNATLFVNDAFGTAHRAHASTEGVTHFAEKSAMGFLIERELEYLEGKLENPEKPFVVIMGGAKVSDKIEVLSKLMEKADTFLIGGAMANTFLAAEGYDLGASKIEGDKLDLAREILETAKAKGVKFLLPADVRVAMKFEDGAETFCTAPFAEGGKVPEGGMAIDIGDKAIEEFSAIIKDARTVLWNGPMGVFEMDCFAKGTKEVAEALADSSAISIVGGGDSVTAAKKFKVQDKLSFCSTGGGASLELLEGKVLPGVGALTDKCCCGK from the coding sequence ATGGCTAAACTTACTGTTCGCGACCTTGACGCCAAGGGAAAGGAAGTCCTCATGCGCGTGGATTTCAACGTCCCTCTCAAGGATGGGGAAATTACCAATGACGCCCGCATCGTGGCCGCTCTCCCCACCATCAAGTTCCTGTTGGACCAGGGCGCCCGCCTCGTCCTTACCTCTCATCTGGGCCGTCCCAAAAACGAACCCGATCCCGCTTTTTCCCTGAAGCCCGTTGCCGCCCGCCTTTCCGAATTGCTCGGCAAGGACGTGAAATTCGTCCCCGCCGCCATCGGACCGGAAGCGGAAGCCGCCCGCGCCGCCATGAAAGACGGCGATGTAGTCCTGCTGGAAAATGTCCGTTTTTATCCCGGTGAAAAGAAAAACGATCCGGAATTCGCCAAGTCCCTGCTGGGCAATGCCACGCTGTTCGTGAACGACGCGTTCGGCACAGCCCACCGCGCCCACGCTTCCACGGAAGGCGTGACGCATTTTGCGGAAAAGAGCGCCATGGGCTTCCTGATTGAACGTGAACTGGAATATCTGGAAGGCAAGCTGGAAAACCCGGAAAAGCCCTTTGTGGTGATTATGGGCGGCGCCAAGGTGTCCGACAAGATTGAAGTGCTCTCCAAACTGATGGAGAAGGCTGATACGTTCCTGATTGGCGGCGCCATGGCCAACACGTTTTTGGCTGCTGAAGGGTATGACCTGGGCGCTTCCAAGATTGAAGGGGACAAGCTGGACCTGGCCCGGGAAATTCTGGAGACGGCCAAGGCTAAGGGCGTGAAGTTCCTGCTTCCCGCAGACGTGCGCGTAGCCATGAAGTTTGAAGACGGCGCCGAAACCTTCTGCACGGCTCCCTTTGCTGAAGGCGGCAAGGTGCCGGAAGGCGGCATGGCCATCGACATCGGCGACAAAGCCATTGAAGAGTTCTCCGCCATCATCAAGGATGCCAGGACCGTTCTGTGGAACGGCCCGATGGGCGTGTTTGAAATGGACTGCTTCGCCAAGGGAACCAAGGAAGTCGCGGAAGCCCTGGCGGATTCCTCCGCCATTTCCATCGTAGGCGGCGGCGATTCCGTGACGGCGGCCAAGAAGTTCAAGGTGCAGGATAAGCTTTCCTTCTGTTCCACGGGCGGAGGCGCTTCCCTGGAACTGCTGGAAGGCAAGGTTCTTCCCGGTGTGGGAGCCCTGACCGACAAGTGCTGCTGCGGCAAGTAA
- a CDS encoding glycoside hydrolase family 97 protein, which yields MLIKSLFIISGMAGCLLPGAGQAAETHATLPSPDGQLSWMLHAGGQAAHSLKKGGKTVLEPSSLGIVVNGKDVAGGVTEWNVEKVKNNVCDTFETRGKYPSASVRFNEYVVSGNNSSLRLRARIFNNGVAFRYEWTEDVKNAPSLNISEEKTAFAFPEKTVLWTQDAAAALGPCEGIWTPSRITDFKKDPGNPRSYIRTMPVTVELPDGGVALIQEAANFNRQWSGIKFSLQDGVCRTVYFQDPGGFSAPSSAEMPWRVILVNDDLNGLVRNDLIPSLAPEPDRNFFPEGSKASWIRPGRSTWTWWDRGNVLENDQYAFVDMAAEFGWEYHLVDEGWKKWGPSLSESMDKLTRLVSYAAGKNVGIWVWVRWSDVNNPSNNWENMRSFFSTLAKTGIKGLKIDFMDSASQKRLAFYDAVAENLAKNKLMVNFHGANTPTGEERSWPHEMSREGIHGGEQNIWSSIGGQHYCALPFTRLVSGHADFTGGYFGHGPKLRGSSWALQMAANIIYTSPILHWVSNPADMEAAFPKGSPEREVVRNIPSVWDETVVLPPSAIGKCAAFARRSGNQWYIALMNGDDRERTISIPLDFLDKNTAYRATILRDLAEKNDGWSVETRKAASENALSFTMRIKGGGIARLTPAEK from the coding sequence ATGCTTATAAAATCTCTCTTCATCATCAGCGGTATGGCAGGATGCCTCCTGCCGGGCGCAGGACAGGCGGCGGAAACGCACGCCACTCTGCCATCTCCGGACGGGCAGCTGTCCTGGATGCTCCATGCGGGTGGCCAGGCCGCTCATTCCCTGAAAAAAGGCGGCAAAACGGTTCTAGAACCATCCAGTCTGGGCATCGTCGTGAATGGGAAAGACGTTGCCGGAGGCGTCACGGAATGGAACGTGGAAAAAGTGAAAAACAACGTTTGCGACACCTTCGAAACGCGCGGCAAATACCCTTCCGCCTCCGTCCGTTTCAATGAATATGTGGTTTCCGGGAACAACTCCTCCCTCCGGCTGCGCGCCCGCATCTTCAACAACGGAGTCGCCTTCCGCTATGAATGGACGGAGGACGTAAAGAATGCGCCCTCGTTGAACATCAGTGAAGAAAAAACCGCCTTCGCCTTTCCGGAAAAAACTGTCCTGTGGACCCAGGACGCAGCCGCCGCGCTGGGTCCCTGCGAGGGGATCTGGACTCCTTCCAGAATAACGGATTTCAAAAAAGATCCCGGTAATCCCCGCAGCTATATCCGCACCATGCCGGTTACGGTGGAACTGCCGGATGGAGGAGTTGCACTCATCCAGGAAGCCGCCAACTTCAACAGACAATGGAGCGGCATCAAATTCTCCCTTCAGGATGGCGTGTGCCGTACGGTATATTTTCAGGACCCTGGCGGCTTTTCCGCCCCTTCATCCGCGGAAATGCCCTGGCGCGTCATCCTGGTGAATGACGACCTTAACGGCCTGGTCCGGAATGACCTCATCCCTTCCCTGGCTCCGGAACCGGACAGGAACTTTTTTCCGGAAGGCTCCAAAGCCTCCTGGATCAGGCCGGGCCGCTCTACCTGGACCTGGTGGGACCGCGGGAACGTCCTGGAAAACGACCAATACGCTTTTGTCGATATGGCTGCCGAATTCGGCTGGGAATACCACCTCGTTGACGAAGGGTGGAAAAAATGGGGGCCATCCCTGTCAGAAAGCATGGATAAATTGACCAGACTGGTCAGCTACGCCGCCGGTAAAAATGTAGGCATTTGGGTATGGGTACGGTGGTCAGACGTCAACAACCCTTCCAATAACTGGGAAAACATGCGCAGCTTTTTCAGCACGCTCGCCAAAACGGGCATCAAAGGGCTCAAGATAGACTTCATGGACTCCGCCTCCCAGAAGCGCCTGGCCTTCTACGACGCCGTCGCGGAGAACCTGGCGAAAAACAAGCTTATGGTCAACTTCCACGGGGCCAACACCCCTACGGGGGAGGAACGCTCCTGGCCGCACGAAATGAGCCGGGAAGGCATTCACGGCGGAGAACAGAACATCTGGAGCTCCATCGGCGGGCAGCATTACTGCGCGCTGCCCTTCACCCGCCTGGTTTCCGGCCACGCCGATTTCACGGGAGGCTACTTCGGCCACGGCCCCAAGCTGCGCGGCTCTTCCTGGGCCCTCCAAATGGCGGCCAACATCATTTACACATCCCCCATTCTCCACTGGGTCTCCAACCCTGCGGACATGGAAGCTGCTTTTCCGAAGGGTTCTCCTGAACGGGAAGTTGTCCGGAACATCCCTTCCGTATGGGATGAAACCGTCGTCCTGCCGCCGTCCGCCATCGGGAAATGCGCCGCCTTCGCCCGGCGATCAGGGAACCAATGGTATATCGCTCTGATGAACGGAGACGACAGGGAGCGCACCATTTCCATTCCTCTGGATTTCCTGGACAAAAACACGGCGTACCGGGCCACTATTCTCCGGGATCTGGCGGAAAAAAATGACGGTTGGAGCGTAGAAACCCGGAAAGCCGCTTCCGAAAATGCTCTTTCCTTTACCATGCGTATCAAAGGCGGAGGGATCGCCCGACTGACTCCTGCTGAAAAGTAG